The Pandoraea vervacti DNA window CCACGCATTGATGTCGCTTTCGTAATGAATATAGCGTGACTTTTCATCGATGAGTGCTGAGTCTCATCGAATAATGAGACTTCCATCCGGTAGCCAGGGCAAGACAAGACACTGGCGCCTCATCAGGAGCGAGACGCATGACAACACGCAAGCCGCCATCCCCGGCGTCCGCCGGGCTTTCCGAATCCTCTGCCTCCGCCCCCGCTTCCGACCGTGCCGAAGCATCCGTGGGCGGGACCCGGCGCGACACGCTGCCCGGCCCGCACGCGTCGCGTCGCGACTTTCTCAAGCAGGCGAGCGCCGCCGTGGCTTCGGCCGGGCTGGCAACGTCGGCCATCGCCGCGCCGAAGATTACGCGTCATGACAAGCCCACCGAGGACGGCTACGTCATGCCCCAGGAGGCCCCGGCCGTAGCGCCGAAGGGGTACAACATCCTGTTCATCCTTACGGATCAGGAACGTTACTTCGACAAGTGGCCGTTTCCCGTGCCGGGGCGGGAGCGTTTGCGTCGCGAGGGCGTAACGTTCGCGAATCACCAGATCGCCGCGTGCGTCTGTTCGCCGTCGCGCTCCGTCGTGTACACCGGCCAGCACATCCAGCACACCCGCGTGTTCGATAACTGCGGCATTCCCTGGCAGCCGGACATGTCGACGGATCTGCGCACCATCGGCCACATGATGCGCGACGCCGGGTATTACGCCGCTTATCTGGGCAAATGGCATCTGAGCGGAAAACTGCATCACAACCATACGCCGTACGACACCCCGACCAAGGAATACAACGAACTTTTCAAGGCGTACGGATTCGACGATTACTTTGGCGTTGGCGATCTGATCGGGCGTGTGCGGGGCGGTTACACCTACGATGGGCTGACTACATCGTCGGCGGTGTCGTGGCTGCGCGGTCGCGGCGCGCAATTGGCGAGCGAACGCAAGCCGTGGTTCATGGCCGTCAATCTCGTCAATCCGCACGACGCGATGTTCCTGAACACCGACCCGGCCGGCGTCGATACGCAAAACGCCAACGGCCCGACGCTGGGCAATGCCCGCGCGCCGAAAGACGCGCTCTACGACGCCCACTGGGACGTGCCGCTCGCCGCAACGCGCAAGCAACCCTACGACGCCCCGGGGCGCCCGGCGGCGCATGGCGTCTACAACGCGTCCGAGGGCGTGCTCGTGGGCGATTATCCAATCGACGACGCGCGGCTTCGGGTCTATCAGGACTATTACTTCAACTGCATTCGCGACTGCGATACGCATGTGGTGAAGTTGCTCGATACGCTGCGCGAGCTGGGCATCGACAAGAACACCATCGTGGTCATGAGCGCGGACCATGGCGACCACGTGGGCGCACACAAGCTCGTCGGCAAGGGGCCGACGACGTATCGCGAGCAGAACCATGTGCCGCTGGTCATTCGTCACCCGGCGTATCCGGGCGGCAAGCAGTGCGCCGCGTTGAGCTCGCATCTGGACATGACGCCGACGCTGCTCGGCCTGACAGGGCTCGACGCCGCCGGCGTCGCCCGGGTTGCCGGCACTGCGGCGCGCGGGCACGACCTCACGCCGTTGTTGAAGCGTCCGGAGTCACAGCCCGTCGATGCGCTGCGCCCCGCAGCACTCTTCAACTACGCCATGCTGCTGTTCTACGACAGCGAGTGGGTGGCGCAGGAATACGCGACGTTGCGGCAGAAGGGCATGCCGGTCGAGGAGATCCACCGGCGTGTGATTGCGCGACAACCGGACTTCCGTCATCGCGGCATGATCCGCAGTGTGTTCGACGGGCGTTATCGCTTCTCGCGCTACTTCTCGCCGATGCAGTTCAACCGGCCGTCCACGCTCGAAACCCTGTTTGCCAGCAACGATGTGGAACTCTACGACTTGCAGGTGGATCCGACCGAGTCGCACAACCTCGCGCTCGATCGGCAGCGCAACGGGCCATTGATTCTTGCGATGAATGCGTTGCTCAACGACCGTCTGGACGCCGAGGTCGGTGAAGACCGGCCCGATATCCTGCCGATCCGCGACGGGCGCGTGCACTTCACGTTCGAAAAGGCCGCTGGCTGATTCAAGCCGGCGTTGACCGAGTTGGCAAGAAAGCGCCGTCTGACAAGC harbors:
- a CDS encoding sulfatase-like hydrolase/transferase; this encodes MTTRKPPSPASAGLSESSASAPASDRAEASVGGTRRDTLPGPHASRRDFLKQASAAVASAGLATSAIAAPKITRHDKPTEDGYVMPQEAPAVAPKGYNILFILTDQERYFDKWPFPVPGRERLRREGVTFANHQIAACVCSPSRSVVYTGQHIQHTRVFDNCGIPWQPDMSTDLRTIGHMMRDAGYYAAYLGKWHLSGKLHHNHTPYDTPTKEYNELFKAYGFDDYFGVGDLIGRVRGGYTYDGLTTSSAVSWLRGRGAQLASERKPWFMAVNLVNPHDAMFLNTDPAGVDTQNANGPTLGNARAPKDALYDAHWDVPLAATRKQPYDAPGRPAAHGVYNASEGVLVGDYPIDDARLRVYQDYYFNCIRDCDTHVVKLLDTLRELGIDKNTIVVMSADHGDHVGAHKLVGKGPTTYREQNHVPLVIRHPAYPGGKQCAALSSHLDMTPTLLGLTGLDAAGVARVAGTAARGHDLTPLLKRPESQPVDALRPAALFNYAMLLFYDSEWVAQEYATLRQKGMPVEEIHRRVIARQPDFRHRGMIRSVFDGRYRFSRYFSPMQFNRPSTLETLFASNDVELYDLQVDPTESHNLALDRQRNGPLILAMNALLNDRLDAEVGEDRPDILPIRDGRVHFTFEKAAG